The proteins below come from a single Brevundimonas sp. LM2 genomic window:
- a CDS encoding type II toxin-antitoxin system VapC family toxin produces MRYLLDTHALLWWLTDDRRLSAEVIAVLGSPGHTIFVSAVSAYEVAFKHGMGKLPSAERLARAFEVEIAAEGFEGLPISLREAQMAGRMDHPHRDPFDRLLIAQSLLNDMTIISNEKLFDSFGATRLW; encoded by the coding sequence TTGAGATACCTGCTGGACACCCATGCCCTGCTCTGGTGGCTGACAGACGACCGACGCCTCAGTGCCGAGGTGATCGCCGTGCTCGGTTCGCCCGGCCACACGATCTTTGTCAGCGCAGTCTCCGCGTACGAAGTCGCGTTTAAACACGGGATGGGGAAGCTGCCGAGTGCGGAGCGGCTTGCCAGGGCGTTCGAGGTCGAGATCGCGGCCGAGGGGTTCGAAGGGCTGCCGATTTCGCTGCGCGAGGCGCAGATGGCCGGCCGCATGGACCATCCGCACCGCGACCCTTTCGACCGCTTGCTGATTGCGCAGTCGCTTCTGAACGACATGACCATCATCTCAAATGAGAAGCTGTTCGACAGTTTCGGCGCGACCCGTCTCTGGTAG
- a CDS encoding S9 family peptidase, which yields MRTPSLLAATAVLALMTGLPAAAETSDVAAPAPASAPQAAERAFTYTDMLAANRLSDPRVSSDGTKVVYAVRATDMEANRGVSSLFIKDLGTDAAPRRLAISDQGANTARWGSDGALYFLSGRSGTSQVWKTDATGTRATQVTDLPLDVNAYRLSPDASKIAVSLAVYPECDDLACSVARGTEAAARKSTGQVYDRMFVRHWDTWADGTQNHLFVVNADGSGEPAWVTQGFDGDTPSKPFGDETEFTFTPAGDALVFSARVAGQTEPWSTNFDLFKTNGLTGPGFTNLTDDNDAWDTGPVFSPDGRTMAYRAMARPGFEADRWQITLMDVATGAKRQIAANWDRSADSLQWSADGRTLYVVAGDTGQTRLFAVDAANGAVVPITGEGHVSAVEQTPSGFVIAMDSLTSPSELYVKTFRGREMPIQITDVNPELDSRLFGEAEQFTFEGWNDETVHGYVIKPAGYVEGRKYPVAFLIHGGPQGSFGNSWSYRWNPSSYAGAGYAVVMIDFHGSTGYGQGFTDAISQHWGDRPLEDLQKGWAAAQSKYSFLDGDNACALGASYGGYMVNWIAGKWSDEFKCLVNHDGVFDVRGMGYSTEELWFTEWEYGGTVYDNPEGYERFNPVHHVENWKTPMLVIQGDLDYRIPTAQGLSTFTALQRRGIESKLIVFPDENHWVLKPQNSLQWHNEVFHWLDDHLKPQD from the coding sequence ATGCGTACCCCGTCCCTGCTCGCCGCCACCGCGGTCCTCGCCCTGATGACCGGCCTGCCCGCCGCGGCCGAGACGTCCGACGTCGCCGCGCCCGCCCCTGCCAGCGCGCCCCAGGCGGCAGAGCGGGCCTTCACCTACACCGACATGCTGGCCGCCAACCGCCTGTCCGACCCGCGCGTCTCGTCGGACGGGACGAAGGTCGTCTACGCCGTGCGCGCCACGGACATGGAAGCCAACCGCGGCGTCTCCAGCCTGTTCATCAAGGACCTCGGCACCGACGCCGCGCCGCGCCGCCTGGCCATCTCGGACCAGGGTGCCAACACCGCCCGCTGGGGCTCGGACGGTGCCCTGTATTTCCTGTCGGGCCGGTCGGGCACCAGCCAGGTCTGGAAAACCGATGCGACCGGCACCCGCGCGACCCAGGTCACCGACCTGCCGCTCGACGTCAACGCCTATCGCCTCAGCCCGGACGCGTCGAAGATCGCGGTGAGCCTCGCTGTCTATCCTGAGTGCGATGACCTGGCCTGTTCGGTCGCCCGCGGCACCGAGGCCGCGGCGCGCAAATCGACCGGCCAGGTCTATGACCGCATGTTCGTGCGCCACTGGGACACCTGGGCCGACGGGACCCAGAACCACCTATTCGTCGTCAACGCCGACGGCTCGGGCGAGCCGGCCTGGGTCACCCAGGGCTTCGACGGCGACACCCCCTCCAAGCCCTTCGGCGACGAGACCGAGTTCACCTTCACGCCGGCGGGCGACGCCCTCGTCTTCTCCGCCCGCGTGGCCGGTCAGACCGAGCCCTGGAGCACCAATTTCGACCTGTTCAAGACGAACGGCCTGACCGGCCCGGGCTTCACCAACCTGACCGACGACAACGACGCCTGGGACACCGGCCCGGTGTTCTCGCCGGACGGCCGCACGATGGCCTATCGCGCCATGGCCCGGCCGGGGTTCGAGGCCGACCGCTGGCAGATCACCCTGATGGATGTGGCGACCGGGGCAAAACGCCAGATCGCCGCCAACTGGGATCGCTCGGCCGACAGCCTGCAGTGGTCCGCCGACGGCCGCACCCTGTATGTGGTCGCCGGTGACACCGGCCAGACCAGGCTGTTCGCAGTCGACGCGGCCAATGGCGCGGTCGTGCCGATCACGGGCGAGGGCCATGTCTCGGCCGTCGAACAGACGCCGTCCGGCTTCGTCATTGCCATGGACAGCCTGACCTCGCCGTCCGAGCTCTACGTCAAGACCTTCCGCGGCCGCGAGATGCCGATCCAGATCACCGATGTGAACCCCGAGCTCGACAGCCGCCTGTTCGGCGAGGCCGAGCAGTTCACCTTCGAAGGCTGGAACGACGAGACCGTCCACGGCTACGTCATCAAGCCCGCCGGCTATGTCGAGGGCCGCAAATATCCGGTGGCCTTCCTGATCCACGGCGGGCCCCAGGGGTCGTTCGGCAACAGCTGGTCCTACCGCTGGAACCCGTCCAGCTACGCCGGGGCGGGCTATGCGGTGGTGATGATCGATTTCCACGGCTCCACCGGCTACGGCCAGGGCTTCACCGACGCGATCTCGCAGCACTGGGGCGACCGCCCGCTGGAGGACCTGCAGAAGGGCTGGGCCGCCGCCCAATCGAAATACAGCTTCCTGGACGGCGACAACGCCTGCGCGCTCGGGGCCTCCTACGGCGGCTATATGGTCAACTGGATCGCCGGGAAGTGGTCCGACGAGTTCAAATGCCTGGTTAACCACGACGGCGTCTTCGACGTCCGCGGCATGGGCTATTCGACCGAGGAGCTGTGGTTCACCGAGTGGGAATACGGCGGCACCGTCTATGACAACCCCGAGGGCTATGAGCGCTTCAACCCGGTCCACCATGTCGAGAACTGGAAGACGCCGATGCTGGTGATCCAGGGCGACCTGGACTACCGCATCCCGACCGCCCAGGGCCTGTCAACCTTCACCGCCCTGCAGCGGCGCGGCATCGAGAGCAAGCTGATCGTCTTTCCGGACGAGAACCACTGGGTGCTCAAGCCGCAGAACAGCCTGCAATGGCACAACGAGGTCTTCCACTGGCTGGACGACCACCTGAAACCCCAGGACTGA
- a CDS encoding BrnA antitoxin family protein, translating to MSDIVEDIDNPELTDADIARMRPAREVMSPAAYARIIAASEVSLSLSPTTIAAFAEDGGDWKERMVAALDEAARKKRAA from the coding sequence GTGTCTGACATCGTCGAGGACATCGACAATCCGGAATTGACCGATGCGGACATTGCCCGGATGCGCCCGGCGCGCGAAGTGATGTCGCCGGCAGCCTATGCCCGCATTATCGCTGCAAGCGAGGTGAGCCTGAGCCTGTCGCCCACCACAATTGCCGCCTTCGCCGAAGACGGTGGCGACTGGAAAGAGCGGATGGTGGCGGCACTGGACGAGGCGGCGCGCAAGAAGCGGGCGGCCTGA
- the amgK gene encoding N-acetylmuramate/N-acetylglucosamine kinase AmgK has product MADVGQQREAQRVAFLAQAGLGDAVRAPLPGDASTRRYERLTPPSGASLMLMDQVAAAESPPADPSWSPERRKAEGWNAIARLSAGRIEAFAAVAAHLRSVGLSAPEVFDTDAEQGFAVLEDFGDDLFTRVIERGEPEERMYVAAVESLVRLHEAPTPEVLHGPAGDWPLQVYDETALQGGADLFVEWMPKLKPELTFDADIVSEWHAAWAPIVAEGASGATVMAHRDYHAENLIWLPYRSGFARAGMIDFQDAVRAHPSWDLHSLLQDARRDLGRDIEPWVLDGYFRQRPSVDREQFLRAYAGLAALNEARILGIFARLIVRDGKPRYAGFMPRMWRHLNANLTKPGLEGVARWFDRHVPVEMRR; this is encoded by the coding sequence ATGGCTGACGTCGGACAACAGCGCGAGGCGCAGAGGGTGGCGTTCCTCGCACAGGCGGGGCTGGGCGACGCCGTGCGCGCGCCCCTGCCGGGCGATGCGTCCACGCGGCGGTATGAGCGGCTGACCCCGCCGTCGGGGGCCTCGCTGATGCTGATGGACCAGGTCGCGGCGGCCGAGAGCCCGCCGGCCGATCCGTCGTGGTCGCCCGAGCGGCGCAAGGCCGAGGGCTGGAACGCCATCGCGCGGCTGTCGGCCGGGCGGATCGAGGCCTTCGCGGCCGTGGCGGCGCATCTGCGCTCGGTTGGGCTGTCAGCGCCGGAGGTTTTCGACACAGACGCAGAGCAGGGCTTCGCGGTCCTTGAAGATTTCGGCGATGACCTGTTCACGCGGGTGATCGAGCGCGGAGAGCCAGAAGAGCGGATGTATGTCGCGGCCGTCGAGTCGCTGGTTCGCCTGCATGAGGCTCCGACGCCGGAAGTTCTGCATGGGCCGGCCGGGGATTGGCCGCTGCAAGTCTATGACGAGACGGCGTTGCAGGGTGGAGCGGACCTGTTTGTCGAGTGGATGCCGAAGCTAAAGCCCGAACTTACCTTCGATGCCGATATCGTCAGCGAGTGGCATGCGGCCTGGGCTCCGATCGTTGCAGAAGGGGCCAGTGGCGCGACGGTCATGGCACACCGGGATTATCATGCCGAGAACCTGATCTGGCTGCCTTATCGGAGCGGGTTCGCCCGAGCAGGTATGATCGATTTTCAGGATGCGGTTCGAGCCCATCCATCGTGGGATCTGCACTCTCTATTGCAAGATGCTCGTCGAGACCTTGGACGTGATATCGAGCCTTGGGTGCTAGATGGATATTTCCGGCAGAGGCCCTCTGTTGATCGCGAGCAGTTTCTGCGGGCCTATGCCGGGCTGGCGGCGCTGAACGAGGCGCGGATCCTGGGCATCTTCGCGCGGCTGATCGTGCGCGACGGCAAGCCGCGCTACGCGGGCTTCATGCCGCGCATGTGGCGACACCTAAACGCCAATCTGACCAAGCCCGGGCTCGAGGGCGTGGCCCGCTGGTTCGACCGGCATGTTCCCGTGGAGATGAGGCGATGA
- a CDS encoding type II toxin-antitoxin system Phd/YefM family antitoxin, whose product MTTVTVHHAKTHLSKLIAAAERGEEVVIARGNKPAVRLVPVDSPVAVPKPVRKPGRLKGIIAFDETFFDPLPEKDLLLWEGNDGRDD is encoded by the coding sequence ATGACGACCGTCACCGTGCACCATGCCAAGACGCACCTGTCCAAACTGATCGCCGCCGCCGAGCGGGGCGAGGAGGTGGTCATCGCGCGAGGCAACAAGCCCGCTGTCCGTCTCGTGCCGGTGGATAGCCCGGTCGCGGTCCCAAAGCCTGTCCGGAAGCCGGGCCGGCTGAAGGGGATCATCGCCTTCGACGAAACCTTCTTTGATCCGCTTCCGGAGAAGGACCTGCTGTTGTGGGAGGGGAACGACGGGCGCGACGATTGA
- the ruvB gene encoding Holliday junction branch migration DNA helicase RuvB translates to MTDDRIISPQPAPGEQYDRALRPQTLSEFVGQEAAKGNLKVFIDAARGRGEALDHVLLFGPPGLGKTTLAQIVARELGVGFRATSGPILAKAGDLAAILTNLEPRDVLFIDEIHRLAPTVEEILYPAMEDHVLDLIIGEGPSARSVRIDLAPFTLVGATTRAGLLATPLRDRFGIPLRLEFYTPAELVRVITGAARKMGAPINDEGAGEIASRSRGTPRVAGRLLRRVRDFAEAEGSPVINRIVAARALSRLEIDEAGLDANDRRFLKALIENYGGGPVGMDTLAAAIAEARDAVEDVIEPYLLQQGFIMRTPRGRMACAKAYAHLGLSEPPKPAGAGQAGLFE, encoded by the coding sequence GTGACCGACGACCGCATCATCTCGCCCCAGCCCGCGCCCGGCGAACAGTACGATCGCGCCCTGCGGCCCCAGACCCTGTCGGAGTTCGTCGGCCAGGAGGCGGCCAAGGGCAATCTGAAGGTCTTCATCGACGCGGCGCGCGGGCGCGGCGAGGCGCTGGACCACGTCCTGCTGTTCGGCCCGCCGGGGCTGGGCAAGACCACCCTGGCCCAGATCGTGGCGCGCGAGCTGGGCGTGGGCTTTCGGGCCACCTCGGGGCCGATCCTGGCCAAGGCGGGGGACCTGGCCGCGATCCTGACCAATCTGGAACCGCGCGACGTCCTGTTCATCGACGAGATCCACCGCCTGGCCCCGACGGTGGAGGAGATCCTGTATCCCGCCATGGAGGACCATGTGCTGGACCTGATCATCGGCGAAGGGCCCTCGGCGCGGTCGGTGCGGATCGACCTGGCCCCCTTCACCCTGGTCGGGGCCACGACCCGGGCAGGCCTGCTGGCCACGCCGTTGCGCGACCGGTTCGGCATCCCCCTGCGGCTGGAGTTCTACACCCCGGCCGAACTGGTGCGGGTGATCACCGGGGCGGCGCGCAAGATGGGGGCCCCGATCAACGACGAGGGGGCGGGCGAGATCGCCTCCCGGTCGCGGGGCACGCCGCGCGTGGCGGGCCGGCTGCTGCGGCGGGTACGGGACTTCGCTGAGGCCGAGGGGTCTCCCGTGATCAACCGGATCGTGGCGGCGCGGGCCCTGAGCCGGCTGGAGATCGACGAGGCCGGTCTGGACGCCAACGACCGGCGCTTCCTGAAGGCCCTGATCGAGAACTACGGCGGCGGGCCGGTCGGCATGGACACCCTGGCGGCGGCGATCGCCGAGGCGCGCGATGCGGTCGAGGACGTGATCGAACCCTATCTGCTGCAGCAGGGCTTCATCATGCGCACCCCGCGTGGCCGCATGGCCTGCGCCAAGGCCTATGCGCACCTGGGGCTCAGCGAGCCGCCCAAGCCGGCGGGGGCGGGACAGGCAGGCCTGTTCGAGTGA
- a CDS encoding acyl-CoA thioesterase, which yields MALPSPETPDGQLVGRVIAMPADTNPEGDIFGGWLLAQMDLAGSTPAFDLAQGRCATIAVDAMVFHLPVSVGDEVSLYATVLKTGRTSIRVRVEAWKRPRSTQGISRVTEGVFTYVAIDADRKPRPLPGQD from the coding sequence ATGGCCCTTCCCTCCCCGGAAACGCCCGACGGTCAGCTCGTCGGGCGGGTCATCGCCATGCCCGCCGACACCAACCCCGAGGGCGATATCTTCGGCGGCTGGCTGCTGGCCCAGATGGACCTGGCCGGCTCCACCCCCGCCTTCGACCTGGCCCAGGGGCGCTGCGCCACCATCGCGGTCGACGCCATGGTGTTCCACCTGCCCGTCTCGGTCGGTGACGAGGTCTCGCTCTACGCCACGGTCCTGAAGACCGGCCGCACCTCGATCCGGGTGCGGGTCGAGGCGTGGAAACGGCCGCGCTCGACCCAGGGCATCTCGCGCGTGACCGAGGGCGTCTTCACCTATGTCGCCATCGACGCCGACCGGAAGCCGAGGCCTCTGCCCGGACAGGACTGA
- the tsaE gene encoding tRNA (adenosine(37)-N6)-threonylcarbamoyltransferase complex ATPase subunit type 1 TsaE — protein MRGTVAVALADEAATTALGAALAGSLGVGEAILLYGPLGMGKSTLARGLIRALTGPDEDVPSPTFTLVQFYETAPPVAHFDLYRLSRPEEAFEIGLDEALDTGVALIEWPERLGEDLERTLGPDRLSIVLSEDGDGRIATLAGSGTWAVKIDAGIEGLNG, from the coding sequence ATGAGGGGGACGGTCGCGGTGGCCCTGGCCGACGAGGCGGCGACGACCGCCCTGGGCGCGGCCCTGGCCGGATCGCTGGGCGTCGGCGAGGCGATCCTGCTGTACGGCCCGCTGGGGATGGGCAAGTCGACGCTGGCGCGCGGTCTGATCCGGGCCCTGACGGGGCCGGACGAGGACGTTCCGTCGCCGACCTTCACCCTGGTGCAATTCTATGAGACCGCTCCGCCGGTGGCCCATTTCGACCTCTATCGCCTGAGCCGGCCGGAGGAGGCGTTCGAGATCGGGCTGGACGAGGCGCTGGACACAGGCGTCGCCCTGATCGAATGGCCGGAACGGCTGGGCGAGGATCTGGAGCGGACGCTGGGGCCGGACCGGCTGTCGATCGTGCTGTCGGAGGACGGCGACGGGCGGATTGCCACGCTCGCCGGTTCCGGGACATGGGCGGTGAAGATCGATGCGGGGATCGAAGGACTGAATGGCTGA
- the murU gene encoding N-acetylmuramate alpha-1-phosphate uridylyltransferase MurU, which produces MTAPKTAMVLAAGLGTRMRPLTDDRPKALVEVGGRALIDHVLDRLVQAGVETAVVNVHWFADRLEAHLAGRDRPRVVISDEREALLETGGGLKKAKALLGADAVFVANIDSVWTDGAVGAAWAEDLVRLWDPTKMDACLLLARREGSIGFEGDGDFFLAEDGRLTFRGEAAEVPFAYMGVHITRSDYADGGPEGAFSLSPLWRASAAAGRLYGCVLDGDWMHVGDPQARDEADIRLAADAS; this is translated from the coding sequence ATGACCGCGCCGAAGACGGCCATGGTGCTGGCCGCGGGGCTGGGCACGCGGATGCGGCCACTGACCGACGACCGGCCCAAGGCCCTGGTCGAGGTCGGGGGGCGGGCGCTGATCGACCATGTGCTGGACCGGCTGGTCCAGGCGGGGGTCGAGACGGCGGTGGTCAATGTCCACTGGTTCGCCGACCGGCTGGAGGCGCACCTGGCCGGCCGCGACCGGCCCCGCGTCGTGATCTCGGACGAGCGGGAGGCCCTGCTGGAGACCGGCGGGGGGCTGAAGAAGGCCAAGGCCTTGCTGGGTGCTGACGCGGTGTTCGTGGCCAATATCGACAGCGTCTGGACCGACGGGGCGGTGGGCGCGGCCTGGGCCGAGGACCTGGTGCGGCTGTGGGACCCGACCAAGATGGACGCCTGCCTGCTGCTGGCGCGGCGCGAGGGGTCGATCGGGTTCGAGGGCGACGGCGACTTCTTCCTGGCCGAGGACGGCCGGCTGACGTTCCGGGGCGAGGCGGCGGAGGTGCCCTTCGCCTATATGGGCGTGCATATCACCCGGTCCGACTATGCCGACGGCGGGCCGGAGGGGGCGTTTTCGCTGAGCCCCCTGTGGCGGGCCTCGGCGGCGGCGGGGCGGCTGTACGGCTGCGTGCTGGACGGCGACTGGATGCACGTCGGCGACCCCCAGGCGCGCGACGAGGCTGACATTCGGCTTGCAGCCGATGCGTCCTAA
- a CDS encoding GNAT family N-acetyltransferase, which produces MAASLSASADLAPATTGRRHDHIIDALIAERAPGLTGFWLWPVMRPGLYALLGYGKARRMADTIEPMPGRAALEHVSDLLDLKVSTLNLERVPATGRCVVVCNHPTGIADGIAVYDAIRKRRADAIYFANADALRVSPRLAEVVIPVEWVVDKRTRDKTRATLDAARAAFEAERCVVLFPAGRLARVGKDGQLTDPEWAPTAVSLARKYKAPIIPIHVTGPRSTLFHLFNRVSAELRDITLFHELLNKRKMPFRLSVGKSIPPSRLDIDAARATYALKAFTERVLPSQPDADFA; this is translated from the coding sequence ATGGCCGCTTCGCTTTCCGCATCCGCCGACCTCGCGCCCGCCACGACCGGGCGGCGGCATGACCATATCATCGATGCGCTGATCGCCGAGCGGGCCCCGGGGCTGACCGGGTTTTGGCTCTGGCCGGTCATGAGGCCGGGGCTCTATGCGCTGCTGGGCTACGGCAAGGCGCGTCGGATGGCCGATACGATCGAGCCGATGCCGGGGCGGGCCGCGCTCGAGCATGTTTCGGACCTGCTGGACCTCAAGGTCTCGACACTGAACCTGGAGCGGGTCCCGGCCACGGGCCGGTGCGTGGTGGTCTGCAACCATCCGACCGGTATCGCCGACGGGATCGCCGTCTATGACGCCATCCGGAAGCGCCGGGCGGACGCCATCTATTTCGCCAATGCCGACGCCCTCCGCGTCTCGCCCCGTCTGGCCGAGGTGGTCATTCCCGTGGAATGGGTCGTCGACAAGCGCACGCGCGACAAGACCCGCGCCACCCTGGACGCCGCCCGCGCCGCCTTTGAGGCCGAACGCTGCGTCGTGCTGTTCCCCGCCGGCCGGCTGGCGCGGGTCGGCAAGGACGGGCAGCTGACCGATCCGGAATGGGCCCCGACGGCAGTGTCGCTGGCGCGGAAATACAAGGCTCCGATCATACCGATCCATGTCACCGGGCCCAGATCGACGCTGTTCCACCTGTTCAACCGGGTCTCGGCGGAGCTGCGGGACATCACCCTGTTCCACGAGCTGCTGAACAAGCGGAAGATGCCGTTCCGCCTCAGCGTCGGCAAGTCCATCCCGCCGTCGCGGCTGGACATCGACGCCGCGCGGGCGACCTATGCGCTGAAGGCCTTCACCGAACGGGTCCTGCCCAGCCAGCCCGACGCGGATTTCGCATGA
- a CDS encoding BrnT family toxin, translating to MDDRRDYNEVRWYGYLPIAGRLHVVVYTERDEATRIISLRRANPREVRKYEQLRSV from the coding sequence ATCGATGATCGAAGGGATTATAATGAGGTCCGTTGGTACGGCTATCTCCCGATCGCCGGTCGATTGCATGTCGTGGTCTATACTGAGCGGGACGAGGCCACACGGATAATCAGTTTGCGCCGGGCCAATCCGCGCGAGGTCAGAAAATATGAGCAACTCCGGAGTGTCTGA